CAAGCTTGCTTCTCTTTCCAGAACCGAAGCAACCGAAAAGGAAACCCCAGTTCCTTCAAGCCGCTGCCACAGCATTTGCCCCATTCTGCAGTAAACAGCATCACAAAATCCGCCTGCAATGCAAAGGGTGCCAATATATAAGAGGGTGCATGCTCAGAGGTGGAGATGGAATCATGCAAACATAGATCAAGAAACCACGCAATGGGGAGCAGCAAGAGAGTGCCCCCGTACCTTCTGCTGGTGCTGCTGGCCGTCGGAGCCGCCGCGGTGAGCGTCGGCATCCTGCACAAGATGAGGGAGCGCCGCGTCCTTGCTGTCCTCCTCCAGGAACGCGACCAGCAGCTCATCTCCTTCCAAGTCCTCCTCGAGGTACCGGGTATGCATGACTCGTTTTCATGCATCCGCCGCGTTCGAGAATTTTTTTTTTTGCATGAACCACAATTGTGCTTCTAATAGGTAGAGCTGTTGCTTGACTGAATACATGTTTCTCTGTGCCTGCACTTTTTGGCCGACTCTGTCAGTAGATAATGGATACCCTGCTTTTGTCACCCAGAGTCCTGGACTATTAACTACTCCATCCGTTTTTTGCTAGATACATAGGCTTTGCGACGTACCTAGATTCACAATAAAATTGATGTATTTAGAAAAGTTAAAATATCTTAAAGTTTAAGACAGAGAGAGTATTAATTAAGTACTCTCAAACAATATGCCACCACTTCAGTTTACTCCCTTTATTCAACGAATACAAGCAAGAAATTAATGCTCATAGTATCCATCTGAAGTTCTGAAGAACATAGTTCCACCTGTATGAAGACCTACAGGACACCTAATAAACCACTCTATACAAATACAACACTGTCAAAAAAGGAATCTTGTCAGAGTGTCCTACAGATAAGATTTCTTTAGATAAAACCGAATATATGACAGAATGTAGTGCCCTCAAAGAAACAAGGTTCTCAGACTACAAGCATTCAATTAACTCCAAACACCTCCAGGTCTCTAGATGGAATACATAGGGCCATTAAATTAAGCATAGTGCACTAAACTGAGCACAAAAAAAATGAGTTGATAGAACACCACAACCTCAGTTCTCTTTGAAACGTTTCATCATCAAATAGATTAAAAATGTGTTTGCGCATAATACTTCAAAAGTCGAGATCTATCAACTGAATATAGAGGATTGCCTGTAATGCTTAAATTAGGGAATTATTGATACCACTAGTAAGTAAAATATAAGAAACAGTACAATGTCATGCAAAGTATGATTCTATTTGCAATCGGCATTTTCATGAAAGAACCATCATATTGCCAATTTAGGGTGTATTTAAGCACAAATTTTGCAGGTGCTTCAATGGAAACATGATAATTTACAGGAGAAAGATTCCCGCATTATAAATAGGGcctcagaagaaagatggattcaACAAAACTACAGTGTTGCACATGCAAAATCTTTCCATACCCAAAGCATGAAGATACTATCAAACATAGAATCATGCAGTCATAAGGTAGTCCACATAATAAATCGCCCCTGAGAGGACTTCAATATTGACACTATTTGCAGACATAAATTTATCTGTAGGCAACTAAGGTTGTCTTTGGTGAATCGTATAAAATAGGGAACACGGAATTGTAGATAACACTGTTTGACACTGTTTACAGAGTAAAGTTTGAAATAGAGGATGATATAGAGGATCCGCTGGAGATGGCCTAAGTCGCTATATTTAATTGAACATCCTCTTATTCTGCAAGTAAATACTGAAACTATTCTGCCAGTAAGTACAGTCCACTTGATGATGTAAACTGCAATAGCTGTAGCACTTTAGAGCATTCTATCTGCCTTTTATTTTTATTGTGTTCTATGAATTATCTATCCAGCATGTTATTCAAAAACACCTCATCAACCAAATATTACTGTCTTGTTTTTggcagaaagaaaaggaaattaacAAAGAGATGAGGAGGAAAGTGGACGAACTGGAAGCCAAAACATCTGTCCTAAGTATTGAGAGGGCAGAATTGAAAAACAAGCTCATGGATTCAGAAACTACCACGACATATCTTACCAACACGCAGAAAGAATTGGAAGCAGCTCTTGTGGAGAAAGAGAGCCATATCAACCAAATAAAAGAGAATGCAGTTGCTTCAAACCCAGATCAGACGATAACTATAAAGGAACTCCTGCAGCAGAAAGAAGCTGAGCCTGATCTTGACAAATCCGAAAATTCCAGTGATCCCATTCCTGCTACAGTAGAAGATAATTCCAACAATACTACAATATCAGAGAGCAGCCACAATGATGAGAGCATTGTAGTGGGAGCAAACACTGAAAATGCAACTTCTGAAACCGTGGTAGACAAATCTGAAAACTCCAACGATTCCATGCCTGCTCCAGAAAAAGAAAATTCAAGCAACACTAATGCATCAGATAGCAGCCACCAGAATGAGAACATTATAGTGGAAGCAAAAGAAGATAATGAAACTTCTGACCTTGTGGTACTCGACAAATCTGAAAGCACCAATGGTTCTGTACCTGTTACTGCAGAAGAACAAAATTCCTACAACACCACTGCATGGGAGAGCAACCAACAAGATAACAGTTCCTCACAAGAACAGTTCTTAAAGTTAACAACCAACATAGAAGATGGCCAGTTTCAACAGAACAAAGGTGATGCCAATGAGCAATCAGATGATGCTTCAGAGGGAAGCCATTTAGATAGATCTGAGCTTCAGCGGGGGAACCAAAAACTGATAGACAACCAGGAAGCCAGCAAAGAAGAACCGGATGGCACAAGACAGGTGGAAGATCCTCAAGGCGAGGCCAGCAACCACGGCAGAGAAAGTAAAGTGCTCGAGAaggaaaatgagaaagaaagaaatccTGAGGGCACGAGCTCAGTGGACACCTTGAGCGAAGCCAACCAAAACAAAACACAAGCAGTGGAACCTGTTGTCGACCCAACAGATGTAAACCCCAGCACATCCACAAATAACGAGGAGAGAAGAGAAACAAGGAAGAGACGTAGAAGGAGAAGGTCCAGATCTAGAAGGAATAGGAAGGCCGCTGTTGAGGTAGATGCCGCAGCAAACACATGAACTTTGGATTGGAAAAGGCATACTCCAAACAGAAGTAGAGAAAAAAGAGAATAACATATATGCAACTACATTTGTCATTTTGTAGATGATGGCTGCATAAGTAACAGTTATTTTCATATTATAAATGGTTTCCTTCTGTGGACTTGATTATGTACTGTATTTACACTTTATTTCCTGTAAACACTTGCCTGTGTTGTAGCTCATCTAAAGTTCAACCAAATGCGATGAAGagggatggcaattttacccgcgggttcgGGTACGAATTTGTACCCGCGGGTCTTGCCTGTGCCCGACCCGTGATAAAATCGGGTCGGGTACGGATATTTTTTGTCGCCCGCGGGTTACCCATGGATATCCGTAAAAACTAAAAAACTAGTGAGCATGTATCATGAAGACTTGAAGTGTTCCCATATTATGTTATGTATGCCTGTGTTGATGCATAattcatgaagacttgttcgaagTGTTCCCTGTACGCATaagttttctggaatttttgcTGGTTATAATTATATTTTCTGTAATTTTTCTGtattgtttatatatatatatatatacacggcggcactaaaatgcacctgggtgcattctctatattgaatgcacccagggtgCAATAACACTCCGAGCATGCCTCCCCATAAGAGCACGCCCTCGGCCCTGCTGTACGCGCGCCTCCCTGCCCCCCGCCGCGagtatcctctaattgcaaacttgagtctctgtttttactccttgattaccattgcatgttgtgttgttactccagttgcaacgtttgttgcttaTTGATTGTAACTATGGGTATCCGCTAATTGCAAACTCATGATTGCGTGTTGTTCTGCAGGATGCAAACATACTTGATGTGTTTGTCTCCAGGGTGCGGCAAGCCTACCTCTTTTACCTTGACTATGCAAAGTTGGCTGGTTTTAGTGTCAGGACAAagaggtgtaattgcaactgctggtgtggtgtgattgcaaccccgcattaggtgtgattgcaactgttgtataattctactcaaatatctgttaaaaaatgtaaacaaaatgattgcaactgctggtgtgttgtaattgaaactactggtgtggtgtggatgcaactgctgagttgctctgatgtgattgcaagtactgaataactctgggaaattttgttaaaaaatatgattgcaactgctggtctggtgtaattgcaactgctggtctggtgtgattgcaacttctatataactagatgcaactgctggtctggttcgAAAATTGTAGCATTCTGTcgggagcgtgcgggagggacgaagacgaaacgtcggttcggcctgggtggggcggttggctcggaccatggcgcgtaggttcggcctgggtgcattctctatattgaatgcacccaggtgtaatatataaatacagtatatatatatacccGCGGGTACCtgatacccgatgggtacgggcacTGGTACAATTTTTTACCCGCGGGTACAATTGCTGGCGGGTATGGCTAATACCCGCGGGTACGGTCGTGGGCGGGTATTTATTATACCCGACCCGAATCCGACCCGTTGCCATCCAGTCATACATAGTCTCTCCTGATAAAATGGATGCAAAGACTTCCCTCGTATTAAATATAGTATTTATGAACTTTTTCCCACAAGATATGTATTTTTTATCACACAATAAATGTATTTGCAAATAAGCTTTACTGTCCTTAAACAAGATGTGAATTGAACAGTAAGAAAGACAACAAATTCAGGTAGAGCTGCAAATGAGATATGTGACTTTACTTCTCAACATgtataaataataaataaaataaacagAAAGGCTTAGCTGTCGTAAGTCTTCAGCATCCAATAAATATGGATACATAACTGAAAACTTGTAACAAGTCAATAATTTAAAATCAATTCTACATTATCTCCATTCTGTGGTTGTCTCACCCAATAAATAAAAAATGGAAAATTACATCAATGGTCACAAGTAATGAATGTATGTAATGGATGTATTCAAGTAGCAGCCTACTACATCGCGGTCTTAGCTCATGTGTTGTTTACCTGTGGCTGGACTCTGGAGATATGTGATTGCTGTATTTCATCAAATACAGATACTATAGACAGCCACTGATGTTTTGTCAGAGATTATAACTTGAGAGCGAAGCCCACTGATTTAATTACAATGTTTCCGTGTGGCAGTTGGAGCATGCGCTTGGAACATATCTACCACAGAGCTTACAAAAATTTATAATGTCGATACACATCAATCAACGCATGAAGCACTGCTGAATCAAAGGATGTGAATAGTCCACATAGTTATCCCAAAAGCTCTTGTACTTCTCCATTCCTATTTTGAGCCATGGCTTCATATTTCCATTGTAGTGCAGTACTGCCCCTTCCTTGATAGTAGCAAGATCAACAGTTGTGTAGCCAAGTCCCAAAACATGCCATTTGGGATCCAATGCTTCAACCAAGCCATAGAAAGCAAGAAGTCCAGGTGGTAAAGACCCAAGCTTCCATAGGGTATGATCAGCATTGCGCTCCTGCCAATAATGATATATGCCTGTCACATTCTTGTTCCTCCATTCAACCAGATCAAGCACGTTCATACCAAATGCCCAGCCGCATGCATCAGGGTCAAAATGAGCACGGATTAGAGGGTGGGAATGGTTAAGATACTTATGAAATCTGTGGAATGTCTCCATGCAAGTCTCTACAGCACCCATCACATTACCATTGAGGTTGATAGTGAACAATTCTGACAAGTCCTTCTGAACAACAATATCATCATCAAGAAATACCACCTTCTGCAATTCAGGATATATTTCTGGAATGTAGAACCTCAAGTGGTTAAGCATTGATAAGTACTTTGGGTTCCTGAATTTAATTGGT
This portion of the Zea mays cultivar B73 chromosome 2, Zm-B73-REFERENCE-NAM-5.0, whole genome shotgun sequence genome encodes:
- the LOC103645883 gene encoding putative uncharacterized protein DDB_G0274535, which gives rise to MESCKHRSRNHAMGSSKRVPPYLLLVLLAVGAAAVSVGILHKMRERRVLAVLLQERDQQLISFQVLLEKEKEINKEMRRKVDELEAKTSVLSIERAELKNKLMDSETTTTYLTNTQKELEAALVEKESHINQIKENAVASNPDQTITIKELLQQKEAEPDLDKSENSSDPIPATVEDNSNNTTISESSHNDESIVVGANTENATSETVVDKSENSNDSMPAPEKENSSNTNASDSSHQNENIIVEAKEDNETSDLVVLDKSESTNGSVPVTAEEQNSYNTTAWESNQQDNSSSQEQFLKLTTNIEDGQFQQNKGDANEQSDDASEGSHLDRSELQRGNQKLIDNQEASKEEPDGTRQVEDPQGEASNHGRESKVLEKENEKERNPEGTSSVDTLSEANQNKTQAVEPVVDPTDVNPSTSTNNEERRETRKRRRRRRSRSRRNRKAAVEDANILDVFVSRVRQAYLFYLDYAKLAGFSVRTKRCNCNCWCGVIATPH